From the Chitinophaga lutea genome, the window GGCGATGCTTCCTATAAAACCTTTGTGGATCGTTCTTCTCATCATTTGCATTAGTCTTTAGAATTTAAGTAATCGAGGGCGATGCGCAGGAAATCGTCTGTCCGGAAACCGAAATTGTGCTGTATGCTCAACACATGCACCACGCCGTTTTTCGGCTGTATGTCGGATGATACGACGCGTACCCTGGGGTTGTTGCGGAAGTTGGTGGGGTCGAAGGTAATATCCGTCACATACAGGATACGCGGCCCCACGGCCTCCACTCCATTGTAGGTGGTGTATTCCAGCCCGATGTTGAGGATATACCCGTCGAGCATCACGTAGTTGATGCCGGGGAAAGCGTTGATGTTATTGTAGCTCACGCGGGGGAAAGTACCCGCGGTATGTTTGCCCTTCATGACGTACATGCCGAGAAACTTGCGCCATACTTCCTGCCCGATATCGGATATTTTCACGGAATCTTTCCCGGCAATGAAGCGGTTTAAATTCACCAGGTTCATGGCGTCGCGGATCACGTCGTCCGAAGGCGCGAAAAAGGTGATCGTGTCCTTGGTCATCATGTCTTTCATCCCCGCCAGGTCTACGATCGCCTTGATGGTATCGAAGTACATGGTTTTTTCGGTGAGGTAATCATAGATGGTGCCGTTATAGATGGGGTTGGCCTTCCCCCCGTCCACGTAATAATCCTTTTTGCAGGACTGTGAGAACAGTACCAGGCAGCAAAGCGCCAGCGGCCATTGAAATATTTTCTTCATACAATCAGTTTTTTAAAAGTCT encodes:
- a CDS encoding fasciclin domain-containing protein, yielding MKKIFQWPLALCCLVLFSQSCKKDYYVDGGKANPIYNGTIYDYLTEKTMYFDTIKAIVDLAGMKDMMTKDTITFFAPSDDVIRDAMNLVNLNRFIAGKDSVKISDIGQEVWRKFLGMYVMKGKHTAGTFPRVSYNNINAFPGINYVMLDGYILNIGLEYTTYNGVEAVGPRILYVTDITFDPTNFRNNPRVRVVSSDIQPKNGVVHVLSIQHNFGFRTDDFLRIALDYLNSKD